In one Candidatus Zixiibacteriota bacterium genomic region, the following are encoded:
- a CDS encoding YCF48-related protein — protein MARKLTTLGIVGLLLGLGCSNSRTVNSDQATISLSPGSLHFVANAGGANPSSQVVAVTNSGTGSLTYQVSNKASWLETQTLGSAPDTIYATAYVGSLVSGEHYDTIVVTATSKASNSPQRIPVRFTISGAIGIAPEVVKFSMSAGGPLPPAETLYITNNGGGPLDFTATESAPWLTVTPTSGSAPDTVLVGLDTTGLLSGVYGHDLVFTSAQAANSPFVVPCSLTVIGWTQQYSLHSFDFRGLTFIDELRGFVVGFIPNAPDPTGVMLGTKDGGATWNQVGPSYSGTTLGGIDFTNSTYGVAVGDSGKVLISADGGDHWEPHTFDKSWMLWKVDMLTPDTGYAVGRSGLIIKTIDGGRGWTPQNSTVTTSLADLQFFDTQEGFVVGNNAVILHTTNGGQLWEAVPSGVGASLWGVSFVDRQHGWVVGDSGRVLVTTNGGTSWTPQTSGSNIEFRSVQFVDLNYGWAVGPDGVIIHTQNGGATWQQQISGTDQWLFGVHFLNNRRGWAIGAYGTIITTFSGGR, from the coding sequence ATGGCGCGTAAGCTCACAACTCTCGGCATCGTCGGACTTCTACTTGGCCTCGGTTGTTCCAACAGTCGAACCGTTAACTCCGATCAGGCCACCATCAGCCTTTCGCCCGGTTCACTGCATTTTGTCGCCAATGCCGGTGGCGCCAACCCGTCCAGTCAGGTTGTGGCAGTCACCAACAGTGGTACCGGCTCGCTGACCTACCAGGTCTCCAACAAGGCGTCGTGGTTGGAAACCCAGACGCTTGGCAGTGCACCTGATACTATATATGCCACCGCCTATGTCGGCAGCCTGGTTTCCGGCGAGCATTACGACACCATTGTCGTGACGGCAACGAGCAAGGCGAGCAATTCCCCCCAGCGCATACCGGTCCGATTCACCATCTCCGGTGCGATCGGGATCGCTCCCGAGGTGGTGAAATTCAGCATGTCTGCGGGCGGGCCACTCCCACCGGCGGAAACACTCTACATCACCAACAACGGCGGCGGGCCACTTGATTTTACAGCCACAGAGTCCGCACCATGGTTGACCGTGACGCCAACATCCGGTTCGGCTCCCGACACGGTCCTCGTCGGACTGGACACTACCGGGCTGCTGTCGGGCGTATACGGTCATGACCTGGTCTTCACGTCGGCCCAGGCGGCCAATTCCCCCTTCGTCGTCCCGTGCTCACTGACGGTCATCGGCTGGACTCAGCAATACAGCCTGCATTCGTTCGATTTTCGCGGGCTTACATTCATTGACGAGTTGCGGGGATTCGTGGTCGGGTTCATTCCCAACGCGCCGGATCCAACGGGCGTAATGCTCGGCACCAAGGATGGCGGCGCTACCTGGAATCAGGTCGGACCGAGTTACTCCGGCACCACACTAGGAGGGATTGACTTCACGAACAGTACCTATGGTGTCGCGGTCGGAGATAGCGGCAAGGTGTTGATCAGCGCGGATGGCGGCGATCACTGGGAACCCCACACGTTTGACAAATCCTGGATGCTGTGGAAAGTGGACATGTTGACGCCGGACACGGGTTATGCGGTCGGGCGGTCTGGTTTGATCATCAAGACCATCGATGGCGGCCGCGGCTGGACACCGCAGAACTCCACCGTCACGACGTCACTGGCTGACTTGCAATTCTTTGACACGCAGGAGGGGTTTGTCGTTGGTAATAACGCCGTCATACTCCACACCACCAACGGCGGGCAACTCTGGGAGGCAGTGCCATCCGGCGTGGGGGCCAGCCTGTGGGGAGTCTCATTTGTGGACCGGCAACATGGGTGGGTTGTTGGCGACAGCGGAAGAGTGCTGGTGACCACGAACGGCGGCACCAGTTGGACACCGCAGACAAGCGGCAGCAACATCGAGTTTCGATCGGTCCAGTTCGTCGACTTGAATTATGGCTGGGCGGTGGGACCGGACGGGGTGATCATTCATACGCAGAACGGCGGTGCCACCTGGCAACAGCAGATTTCCGGGACAGACCAATGGTTGTTCGGAGTCCACTTCCTGAATAACCGACGCGGCTGGGCGATCGGCGCGTACGGCACGATCATCACCACCTTCAGCGGCGGACGATAG
- a CDS encoding OmpA family protein, whose product MRKSIVLFVLVVFTVNLLGCGSWKKRDKGAAIGTGAGAVIGGVIGHEAGNTAVGAILGAVVGGAAGAYIGHQMDKQAEEMKRDLEGAHIERIGEGIKITFESGILFDVNKSDLRTEAKTNLQKLAVILNKYPDTDVLIEGHTDADGSSEHNRELSIRRANSVGSYMTLQQVMGNRLKMMGYGEDQPVASNETVDGKQLNRRVEIAVFANDKLKAAAKAQQG is encoded by the coding sequence ATGCGCAAATCAATAGTCCTGTTCGTTCTGGTTGTTTTCACCGTCAACCTGCTCGGATGCGGGTCATGGAAAAAGCGTGACAAGGGGGCGGCGATCGGCACCGGAGCCGGGGCAGTAATCGGTGGTGTCATCGGCCACGAGGCCGGCAACACCGCGGTCGGCGCGATCCTGGGAGCGGTTGTCGGCGGCGCCGCCGGGGCCTATATCGGGCACCAGATGGACAAGCAAGCCGAAGAAATGAAACGGGACCTCGAGGGTGCACACATCGAGCGAATCGGCGAAGGAATCAAGATTACGTTTGAATCCGGCATCTTGTTCGATGTCAACAAATCTGATCTTCGGACCGAAGCTAAGACGAACCTGCAGAAGCTGGCCGTCATCCTGAACAAGTATCCCGATACCGATGTGCTCATTGAAGGGCATACCGATGCCGACGGCTCATCGGAACACAACCGCGAGCTATCGATCCGCCGCGCCAATTCAGTCGGCAGCTACATGACACTGCAACAGGTCATGGGGAATCGTCTCAAAATGATGGGGTACGGCGAGGACCAGCCGGTGGCGTCGAATGAGACGGTTGACGGCAAGCAATTGAACCGACGCGTTGAGATCGCCGTGTTCGCCAACGACAAGCTCAAAGCCGCCGCCAAAGCCCAACAGGGCTGA
- a CDS encoding radical SAM protein, with protein MARVMLIEPPFAAFMGFSRWFYPVGLSFLADDLMQQGHDVEIFDADHTDSTTCFTYLEMLDLFPQYRLAVSDLAHPIYTAIVDEIKRFQPDVVGISCMTVKVPSAVAIARLVKQNTGPAVVCGGPHATALPEQLLEYDCIDYVVRGSALPGFTDLVNSVVGLSGTRPERIAGLTYRLAGGSIEHGPEDNDLSVLKQRRPRREALRNADTYSHRDLSIIMTSFGCPYRCRFCSNSIHNSLAYRSLSDVFEEISTIVVTYGSGSLYFRDDTFSASTRRLKKITDYIAGHQGIRDWECLTRIDTLDADRLQMLSRSKCSMLKVGIESGSERILKRIDKKLTPTDVVNFAKTVRDANLHWSAFFMIGFPEETEQDIQDTIRLIEQCRPDHVSMSLFTPYPGSQYYDDLLRNGQFTADLDWGAMDPFCLVPQFRRAIPERRFDTLAREVMAFVDHYNNGQISQPASA; from the coding sequence ATGGCCCGGGTGATGTTGATCGAGCCCCCTTTCGCGGCGTTCATGGGCTTTTCACGATGGTTCTATCCGGTCGGGTTGTCGTTTCTGGCAGACGACCTGATGCAGCAGGGGCATGACGTCGAAATCTTTGACGCCGATCACACTGATTCGACAACGTGCTTCACATACTTGGAAATGCTTGATCTGTTTCCCCAATATCGTCTGGCTGTCTCCGATCTCGCGCATCCGATTTATACGGCGATTGTCGACGAAATAAAACGATTCCAGCCAGACGTGGTCGGAATTTCCTGCATGACCGTGAAAGTCCCGTCAGCGGTAGCCATCGCACGCCTGGTAAAGCAGAACACCGGACCCGCCGTGGTATGCGGCGGGCCGCATGCGACGGCCTTGCCGGAACAGTTGCTCGAATATGATTGCATCGACTACGTGGTCCGCGGCAGCGCCCTGCCCGGATTCACTGACCTGGTCAATTCCGTGGTCGGTCTGTCAGGCACGCGACCGGAGCGGATAGCTGGGTTGACCTACCGACTTGCGGGCGGCTCGATTGAGCACGGCCCCGAGGACAACGATCTGTCCGTACTGAAGCAACGGCGTCCGAGGAGAGAAGCGCTGCGGAATGCAGACACCTATTCGCATCGCGATCTCAGCATTATCATGACATCGTTCGGTTGTCCGTACCGGTGCCGCTTTTGCTCGAACTCCATACATAACAGCCTCGCATATCGGTCTCTGAGCGACGTGTTTGAGGAAATCAGCACTATCGTCGTCACTTACGGGAGCGGCTCGCTGTACTTCCGAGACGACACCTTCAGCGCTTCCACACGGCGGCTCAAGAAAATCACCGACTACATCGCCGGACATCAAGGCATCAGGGATTGGGAGTGCCTGACGCGCATCGATACGCTTGACGCCGACCGATTGCAGATGCTCTCGCGATCGAAATGCTCTATGCTCAAGGTGGGGATCGAAAGCGGCAGCGAACGAATCCTGAAGAGGATTGATAAAAAACTCACGCCAACGGATGTTGTGAATTTCGCGAAAACAGTCCGAGACGCGAACCTGCACTGGTCCGCCTTCTTTATGATCGGCTTCCCGGAAGAAACGGAACAGGATATCCAGGATACCATCCGTCTCATCGAGCAGTGTCGCCCCGATCACGTGTCGATGAGCCTGTTCACCCCTTATCCTGGGTCGCAGTACTACGACGATTTACTGCGAAACGGTCAGTTCACTGCTGACCTCGATTGGGGGGCGATGGATCCTTTTTGTCTTGTACCTCAATTTCGACGGGCCATACCGGAGCGCCGATTCGATACATTAGCCAGGGAGGTCATGGCGTTCGTCGATCACTACAATAATGGTCAGATCTCCCAGCCTGCCAGTGCATAG
- a CDS encoding multiheme c-type cytochrome — MHWVLTTLLVLTATSLFAAENCVECHTQTTPNIVTDWQLSKHEENDITCSVCHGSGHQSAADVANVQIPTPQTCAQCHEAQVTQFSKGKHAFGWASYKAMPTTHELPMALVDGMKGCGGCHKIGLKTDGDIQTLRAEGNNFGIASCDACHTRHTFSVKEAKQPQACQTCHMGFDHPQWEMYASSKHGVRNELKQKAILPSSAAAPTCQTCHMPEGNHEVRTAWGFLAVRLPLPEDPQWKADQVTILQALGVLDPEGKPTARLDVVKAADVARLTQEAFDAERNKMLTTCNRCHSMNFAKGELKKGDDMIREIDHLLAEAIRIIAGLYQDGIIPKPNGYAYAFPDLLAFHDAPTVIEQRLFTMHLKHRMRAFQGVFHANPDYALWYGWSEMVRDLAEIKEMAAELRSKKI, encoded by the coding sequence ATGCATTGGGTACTCACGACACTTCTGGTTCTGACGGCGACGTCGCTATTCGCGGCCGAGAATTGTGTGGAGTGTCACACACAAACAACACCGAACATTGTGACCGACTGGCAACTCAGCAAACACGAAGAGAATGATATTACCTGTTCTGTCTGCCATGGCAGCGGGCACCAGTCAGCCGCTGACGTCGCGAACGTGCAGATTCCTACGCCCCAGACCTGCGCTCAGTGTCACGAGGCGCAGGTGACACAGTTCAGCAAAGGTAAACACGCGTTTGGCTGGGCCTCTTATAAGGCAATGCCGACGACACATGAATTGCCCATGGCCCTTGTGGACGGCATGAAGGGGTGCGGAGGATGTCACAAGATCGGTCTCAAGACCGATGGCGATATCCAGACGCTTCGGGCCGAGGGAAACAATTTCGGGATCGCCTCGTGTGATGCCTGTCATACGCGCCACACGTTCTCTGTGAAGGAAGCCAAGCAGCCGCAGGCGTGTCAAACGTGCCACATGGGGTTTGACCATCCGCAGTGGGAAATGTATGCATCATCGAAACACGGTGTGAGGAATGAGCTAAAGCAGAAGGCGATTCTCCCGTCCTCAGCAGCAGCTCCGACCTGTCAGACTTGTCACATGCCCGAGGGGAATCACGAGGTTCGCACGGCGTGGGGCTTTTTGGCGGTTCGCCTGCCGCTACCCGAGGACCCGCAATGGAAAGCAGACCAGGTTACGATTTTGCAGGCGCTCGGTGTGCTTGATCCCGAGGGCAAGCCGACCGCTCGCCTCGATGTGGTGAAAGCGGCCGATGTCGCCCGTCTGACGCAGGAAGCATTTGATGCCGAGCGGAACAAGATGCTCACTACCTGCAACCGGTGCCATTCGATGAATTTCGCGAAAGGGGAACTCAAGAAAGGGGACGACATGATTCGTGAAATCGATCATCTCCTGGCCGAGGCAATTCGAATAATCGCCGGGCTTTATCAGGACGGCATTATTCCCAAGCCGAACGGCTACGCCTATGCTTTCCCGGATTTGCTGGCGTTCCACGACGCCCCTACCGTAATCGAACAGAGGCTGTTCACGATGCATTTGAAGCATCGGATGCGGGCGTTCCAGGGGGTATTTCATGCCAACCCGGACTATGCGCTGTGGTACGGTTGGAGTGAGATGGTGCGCGACCTGGCCGAGATCAAGGAAATGGCCGCTGAACTCCGCTCCAAGAAGATCTGA
- a CDS encoding tail fiber domain-containing protein has translation MPKFAACLGLCILSGILLAATPNQMNYQGRLTNSVGVPIDLQTPMTFSIFADSSGGLPIWTETQDSVLVRNGLFTVKLGKVNPVSDTVFKSDRRWMEIQVGADSPMSPRTLFVSVAYAFRSTYADSCNFTPTTDTVWQVSNGNVYRLTGNVGIGTTTPTTTLDVAGTGRFRWFAEVQDDGSRGPQLSLLNSLPGGRQYSVSSGEIPGNPGNFDIVDESAGGLSRLTIVPSGNVGLGTLTPERTLDVNGRARAISFGIGPSTPWADNGIYLDAGSQETFLWWDNRSNCGFYMSQGQGTNKMYHRSTGGGSTEEWKWVSAGLGDLFTIGPSIVSNRNVGIGTTAPDRKLTVVVPAGVNDVARFRSDNGNSDLIIGTAANQVSQIYTLSGQGLSIGTDGGLERVRISSSGNVGIGTTNPAYKLTVSGGAISLDADQPLRGADKWIASSNGTTTTFGSTELVDLQFDAGASNRMVIRAASGNVGIGTTAPDARLAISAGNEAAASVRNGSSTSVALWSYNSAGTAISCGTGTASAYAFQAISYNNQASSPAIACNGRLDATGPITASSNQNGVNAITGTSSGSYSGVAGISTGGGNGVYGSAPGPGYAGSFAGNLCYTGTFGACSDSHYKKNVLPIASSLDKIARLQGVTYEWRRDEFPSKNFPEGRHLGFIAQQMQQVVPEAVSQDPDGYLAVDYARLSAVLVEAVKELKTQNDELRSRLEKLEQRTAQFGHKPENTR, from the coding sequence ATGCCCAAGTTCGCCGCATGCCTGGGACTCTGCATTCTCTCAGGCATACTGTTAGCAGCCACGCCAAATCAGATGAATTATCAGGGGCGTCTCACCAACTCTGTAGGCGTGCCCATAGACCTCCAAACCCCGATGACGTTCTCCATTTTCGCTGACTCAAGCGGTGGCCTGCCCATCTGGACTGAAACTCAGGACAGTGTCCTTGTCCGCAATGGCCTGTTCACTGTCAAATTGGGCAAAGTGAACCCTGTGTCTGACACGGTGTTCAAATCTGACCGCCGCTGGATGGAAATACAGGTCGGTGCCGACAGTCCAATGAGTCCACGTACACTGTTTGTATCTGTGGCGTATGCATTTCGTTCAACGTATGCGGATAGCTGCAATTTTACGCCGACGACTGATACCGTCTGGCAGGTAAGTAATGGAAACGTCTATCGCTTGACGGGAAATGTAGGGATTGGGACTACTACACCAACCACCACCCTTGACGTAGCCGGTACGGGCCGATTCAGGTGGTTTGCAGAAGTACAAGATGACGGCAGTCGCGGGCCACAGTTGTCACTCTTAAATAGCCTGCCGGGCGGAAGGCAGTATAGTGTATCTTCCGGAGAAATTCCGGGCAACCCGGGGAATTTCGACATCGTCGATGAGAGTGCCGGTGGACTATCACGCCTCACCATCGTGCCAAGCGGAAACGTCGGCCTCGGAACTCTCACCCCAGAGCGAACACTTGACGTAAACGGCCGGGCTCGTGCCATCTCCTTTGGGATTGGTCCATCGACACCTTGGGCAGATAACGGTATCTACTTGGACGCGGGATCGCAGGAGACGTTTTTGTGGTGGGATAACAGATCTAACTGCGGGTTCTACATGTCACAAGGACAAGGTACAAACAAGATGTACCACCGCAGTACTGGCGGAGGTAGTACAGAAGAATGGAAATGGGTAAGCGCTGGTCTTGGAGACCTGTTTACAATTGGCCCGAGTATTGTGTCCAACCGAAATGTCGGCATAGGCACAACAGCGCCCGACAGAAAATTGACCGTGGTCGTGCCTGCAGGCGTTAACGACGTTGCGAGATTCAGAAGCGACAATGGAAATTCTGATCTGATAATAGGCACTGCTGCAAATCAAGTATCGCAAATTTACACTCTTAGCGGGCAAGGACTTTCAATCGGTACTGACGGTGGACTTGAACGTGTAAGAATCAGCAGTTCAGGTAATGTCGGCATCGGCACAACCAACCCAGCCTACAAGCTAACTGTGTCAGGTGGCGCCATCTCGCTTGATGCAGATCAGCCCCTTCGAGGAGCAGACAAGTGGATCGCGTCAAGCAATGGTACCACGACAACATTCGGTTCAACGGAGCTTGTTGATCTGCAATTTGACGCTGGTGCTTCAAACCGCATGGTCATCAGAGCAGCTTCAGGCAATGTCGGCATTGGAACGACTGCTCCGGATGCCAGACTGGCCATTTCGGCGGGCAATGAAGCAGCAGCCAGCGTTCGAAACGGGAGTAGTACATCGGTCGCACTCTGGAGCTACAACTCTGCTGGAACGGCAATATCATGTGGCACGGGAACAGCGTCTGCGTATGCTTTCCAAGCTATCTCCTACAATAATCAGGCTTCAAGTCCCGCGATTGCCTGTAATGGGCGACTCGATGCCACTGGCCCAATCACCGCCAGCTCAAACCAGAACGGGGTAAATGCTATAACGGGGACCTCATCAGGAAGCTATTCGGGTGTCGCCGGAATTAGCACTGGTGGGGGCAACGGTGTATACGGCTCGGCACCCGGTCCCGGCTATGCTGGGTCTTTTGCAGGAAATCTTTGTTATACCGGGACGTTTGGAGCCTGTTCCGATTCACACTATAAGAAAAACGTCCTTCCGATCGCTTCCAGTCTCGACAAGATTGCGCGACTTCAGGGGGTGACCTACGAGTGGCGCAGAGACGAGTTCCCCTCGAAGAACTTCCCCGAAGGTCGACATCTCGGCTTCATCGCTCAGCAGATGCAACAGGTCGTTCCCGAAGCTGTTTCGCAGGATCCCGATGGATACCTGGCGGTCGACTACGCCCGACTCTCAGCCGTCCTCGTCGAAGCCGTTAAAGAACTAAAGACACAAAACGATGAACTCCGTAGCCGTCTCGAAAAGTTGGAACAACGCACCGCCCAATTTGGCCACAAGCCCGAAAACACTCGATGA
- the gyrA gene encoding DNA gyrase subunit A: MELERQRIETVYLEEEMKSSYLDYSMSVITNRALPDIRDGLKPSNRRILVAMNDLNLMPGRAHRKCAKIAGDTSGNYHPHGEQVVYPTLVRMAQDFNMRYPLVDGQGNFGSIDGDDAAAMRYTEARLTPVAVEMLADLEKETVDFMPNYDSTLTEPKVLPGKFPNLLCNGTSGIAVGMATSIPPHNLREIVQAIIHVIDNEECTNSDLIDLVPGPDFPTGGIINGREGIRQAYMTGKGHIPVRAKALVEHMKNGKDAVVVTEIPYQVNKANLLEKIADLVRDKKIEGISDLRDESDRDGMRIVIELKRDIPPEVVLNQLYAHTTMQVTFSVTMLGLDHGVPKLLSLKEMIQAFVEHRHEVVVRRTQFDLRKAEERAHILEGYKIALDNIDAVIALIKKSKDVSTARTGLMSTFGLSEIQANAILDMRLQRLTGLERQKIEDEYLELIKRISEYKAILASRDLRMKIIKDETNELAIKYGDDRRTEIQDAAEELSVEDLIAEEDMVITISHLGYVKRLSVSAYRKQQRGGKGVIGIETKEEDFAEHVFVASTHDYILFFSNRGRCYWVKVHEIPTGGKMAKGKPIVNMCEMGQEEVITAFCKVRDFPADKYVVMATREGVIKKTSLDAFSNPRKVGVNAMDIAEKTDELIEAAITDGTYEIVLATRKGMAIRFSEDKVRSMGRTAYGVKGIELPKGDYVVGMVVVRRDSTLLVVTENGYGKRTSIDDYRVTNRGGKGIINVKTSDRNGDVVAIKEVLDNDELILITKKGITNRQAVSQIKVIGRNTQGVRLIALGKDDLVTDVARVAKEE; this comes from the coding sequence ATGGAACTGGAACGACAACGGATCGAGACAGTCTACCTCGAAGAGGAGATGAAGTCCTCGTATCTGGATTATTCGATGTCAGTCATCACCAACCGGGCGCTTCCGGATATACGGGATGGCCTCAAACCCTCGAACCGGCGCATTTTGGTGGCGATGAACGATCTGAATTTGATGCCGGGGCGGGCGCACCGAAAGTGCGCCAAGATCGCGGGTGACACCTCCGGTAATTATCATCCGCACGGCGAGCAGGTGGTATACCCCACGCTCGTACGCATGGCGCAGGATTTCAACATGCGGTATCCGCTGGTGGACGGACAAGGGAACTTCGGGTCGATCGATGGCGATGATGCGGCAGCCATGCGGTACACGGAAGCTCGTCTGACACCGGTGGCGGTGGAGATGCTGGCCGATCTCGAAAAAGAGACGGTAGACTTCATGCCGAACTACGACTCGACGCTGACGGAGCCGAAAGTGCTGCCGGGGAAATTTCCGAATCTACTTTGTAACGGCACATCGGGTATTGCGGTGGGCATGGCAACCAGTATTCCGCCGCATAATCTTCGCGAGATCGTGCAGGCGATTATACATGTGATCGACAATGAAGAGTGCACTAATTCCGATCTGATCGACCTGGTGCCGGGTCCCGATTTTCCGACCGGCGGTATTATCAATGGTCGCGAGGGAATTCGCCAGGCATACATGACCGGCAAGGGGCATATTCCGGTCCGCGCCAAGGCGCTTGTTGAGCATATGAAAAACGGCAAGGATGCCGTAGTGGTGACCGAGATTCCGTATCAGGTCAACAAGGCGAATCTGCTTGAGAAGATAGCCGACCTGGTGCGCGACAAGAAGATCGAGGGGATCTCCGATCTGCGTGATGAATCCGACCGCGATGGCATGCGGATTGTCATCGAACTCAAGAGGGATATTCCGCCTGAGGTCGTCCTGAATCAACTGTACGCCCACACGACCATGCAGGTGACGTTCTCGGTTACGATGCTGGGGTTGGATCATGGCGTGCCGAAGCTGCTTTCGCTCAAAGAGATGATCCAGGCGTTTGTCGAGCACCGTCACGAAGTGGTAGTGCGCCGTACCCAGTTTGATCTGCGCAAAGCGGAAGAACGGGCGCATATACTTGAGGGGTACAAGATCGCGCTCGACAATATCGATGCGGTGATCGCGCTGATCAAGAAATCCAAGGATGTCTCCACGGCGCGGACCGGTTTGATGAGCACGTTCGGACTTTCCGAGATTCAGGCCAACGCCATTCTCGATATGCGTCTTCAGCGGCTGACCGGACTGGAGCGGCAGAAGATCGAGGATGAATATCTGGAGTTGATCAAACGGATAAGCGAGTACAAGGCGATCCTGGCCTCGAGAGACCTGCGCATGAAGATCATCAAGGACGAGACCAACGAACTGGCGATCAAGTACGGTGATGATCGCCGGACGGAGATCCAGGATGCCGCCGAGGAGTTGTCGGTCGAGGACCTGATCGCCGAGGAAGATATGGTGATCACGATCTCGCATCTGGGGTATGTGAAGCGGCTTTCCGTCTCGGCGTATCGCAAACAGCAGAGGGGCGGCAAGGGTGTGATCGGGATCGAGACCAAGGAAGAGGATTTTGCCGAGCACGTCTTCGTGGCCTCGACACACGACTACATCCTGTTCTTCTCCAATCGCGGACGATGCTACTGGGTGAAAGTGCATGAGATCCCCACCGGCGGCAAGATGGCCAAAGGGAAGCCGATCGTCAACATGTGCGAGATGGGGCAGGAGGAAGTGATCACGGCGTTCTGCAAGGTGCGGGATTTCCCGGCGGACAAATATGTCGTGATGGCGACGAGAGAGGGAGTTATCAAGAAGACCAGTCTCGATGCTTTCTCCAATCCGCGTAAAGTTGGTGTCAACGCGATGGATATCGCCGAAAAGACCGACGAGCTGATTGAGGCGGCGATCACGGACGGCACCTACGAGATCGTCCTGGCCACCCGCAAGGGGATGGCAATTCGATTCAGCGAGGATAAAGTCCGTTCCATGGGGCGCACAGCGTACGGCGTGAAAGGAATCGAACTGCCCAAGGGGGATTATGTGGTTGGCATGGTCGTGGTACGCCGCGACAGCACACTATTGGTCGTCACGGAAAACGGGTACGGCAAACGAACCTCGATCGATGATTATCGTGTCACCAACCGTGGGGGCAAGGGGATAATCAATGTCAAAACCTCCGACCGTAACGGCGACGTGGTGGCGATCAAGGAAGTGCTGGACAACGACGAATTGATCCTGATCACCAAGAAGGGGATCACCAATCGTCAAGCCGTGAGCCAGATAAAAGTAATCGGGCGGAACACGCAGGGGGTGCGGCTAATCGCGCTGGGGAAGGATGACCTGGTGACTGATGTCGCGAGGGTGGCGAAAGAGGAATAG
- a CDS encoding RidA family protein — protein sequence MKEVIKTPMAPQAIGPYSQAIRTQCSTLLFCSGQIPLDPKTMQVVGKTAGEQCQQVMDNITNLLKAAGADWSHVVKTTIFLADMNDFGPVNDMYSTYLGVNPPARSTVQVARLPKDVKIEIEVIAAI from the coding sequence ATGAAAGAAGTAATAAAGACGCCCATGGCCCCGCAGGCAATCGGCCCATATTCACAGGCGATCCGAACACAGTGCAGCACGCTGCTCTTTTGTTCCGGTCAGATTCCGCTTGACCCGAAGACGATGCAGGTGGTCGGCAAGACCGCCGGTGAACAGTGTCAGCAGGTGATGGACAACATCACGAACCTGCTCAAGGCGGCTGGTGCCGACTGGTCACACGTTGTCAAAACCACCATCTTCCTGGCCGACATGAACGATTTCGGCCCAGTCAACGACATGTACTCCACGTACCTGGGTGTCAATCCGCCGGCCCGCTCGACCGTGCAAGTGGCGCGGTTGCCGAAGGATGTAAAGATAGAAATTGAGGTGATCGCGGCGATATAG
- a CDS encoding HD-GYP domain-containing protein: MTSTAVKNRVEQKYLPIYLDSLRVDSVLDFDLYLQVNNDLILYRSPNLSFTDKTRQKLLENRVDRLYVPIDKKAEYQQYIERNLDKILVDPTIQEEKKAAILYDTSTNLVKDVLSNPTFGDNIHRSKNLVENTVEYILRGRDAFLNLLRITSFDYYTFTHSVNVCTFSIALAQQMGFKDEQFLNQLGVGALLHDIGKSKISDRIINKRSALTPIEFEIMKKHPKWGVDILQETALVAEPSYYPVLQHHERGDRRGYPSGLSLDDMHIYSRIVAIADSFDAMTTQRVYQKAMDTFPALKIMFSLKGAYDEQLLRSFVELMGPSGLTDI; this comes from the coding sequence ATGACTTCTACAGCAGTCAAGAACAGGGTCGAACAGAAGTATCTGCCCATCTATCTGGATTCGCTCCGGGTGGACTCAGTGTTGGATTTCGATCTGTACCTGCAGGTCAACAACGATCTGATCCTGTACCGTTCCCCCAATCTCTCGTTTACGGACAAGACCCGCCAGAAACTGCTTGAGAACCGTGTCGACCGCCTCTATGTCCCGATCGACAAGAAGGCAGAGTACCAGCAGTACATCGAGCGGAATCTCGACAAGATCCTGGTCGACCCGACCATCCAGGAAGAGAAAAAAGCGGCCATCCTGTACGATACCTCCACCAATCTGGTCAAGGATGTACTGAGTAACCCGACGTTCGGCGACAATATCCACCGCTCCAAGAATCTGGTGGAAAACACAGTCGAATATATTCTCAGAGGGCGGGATGCATTCTTGAATCTGCTTCGGATCACGTCGTTCGACTACTACACGTTCACCCACAGCGTCAACGTCTGCACGTTCTCAATTGCATTGGCCCAACAGATGGGATTCAAAGACGAGCAGTTTCTCAATCAACTTGGGGTCGGGGCGCTCTTACATGATATCGGCAAGTCGAAGATCTCCGACCGGATCATCAACAAGCGCTCGGCGCTTACGCCGATCGAATTCGAGATCATGAAGAAACATCCCAAGTGGGGCGTGGATATTCTCCAGGAGACCGCTCTGGTAGCCGAGCCCAGCTATTACCCGGTCCTCCAGCATCACGAGCGAGGGGATCGGCGGGGGTACCCATCGGGCCTGTCGCTTGATGACATGCATATCTATTCGCGGATCGTGGCGATCGCCGATTCGTTCGACGCCATGACCACCCAGCGTGTGTATCAGAAGGCGATGGACACATTCCCGGCGCTCAAGATCATGTTCTCGCTGAAGGGGGCCTACGACGAGCAGCTGCTCCGGAGTTTTGTCGAGCTGATGGGCCCGAGCGGTCTGACCGACATCTGA